Proteins from a genomic interval of Pseudodesulfovibrio nedwellii:
- a CDS encoding HEAT repeat domain-containing protein encodes MPMLDNFRDKEFLDQITILNEISGSKNPDALPGLLELLKNPVGDTSIDYMVVNALNAVLSSNENEVVAGLNDSHDGYKILCIRVAGEYAIKRAAHPLVALAETETDLDRLMEILTSLARIADDSALPIFRRFLSHEDAFIQSSCIEALGKLKDAESVTHLKAMITESEAPDRFEVCDITTWKAVDALATYDSDDTISFLVEKLHHHNPTVRRIITDALLSIGAQCIPMLLSAFEAGDTDNKILAANVLGFLRNKLGADGLVAAFDKGLAEDENVRYAVYEALGRIGTMKGIICLVDGLSETEELILMAVIGGLEKHVNPGMISTLTSMIIKADDQADRLARGVISSKATAIFDALYETQGAADALMDALAESNDPEIIEEFRVVLNEIGGSRAEQDIQRLPQVSTGSKKALAADDSRSMCAMHRAILTDLGFEPFMATNGEEAYEFIEQGEEFEIVITDMNMPVMDGMELVGKIRSTPGLEDVPIIMVTTESEASQQNLATKAGVTAFITKPFKPDELKAKIAEITL; translated from the coding sequence ATGCCAATGCTTGACAATTTCAGAGACAAGGAATTTCTAGATCAAATAACGATCCTCAATGAAATTTCAGGAAGCAAAAACCCAGACGCCTTACCCGGCCTTCTGGAACTTCTCAAAAACCCGGTGGGAGATACTTCCATCGACTATATGGTAGTCAACGCCCTCAACGCAGTCCTGTCCAGCAATGAAAACGAGGTTGTTGCAGGCCTAAACGACTCCCATGACGGATATAAAATTCTCTGCATTCGAGTTGCAGGCGAATATGCAATCAAAAGAGCAGCCCATCCTTTGGTTGCCCTTGCCGAAACAGAGACGGACCTCGACCGCCTCATGGAAATCCTCACTTCTCTGGCTCGTATCGCTGACGATTCAGCCCTGCCTATATTCAGAAGATTCCTGAGCCACGAAGACGCTTTCATTCAGTCTTCCTGCATCGAAGCCCTCGGTAAGCTGAAAGATGCGGAGTCCGTTACTCATCTCAAGGCCATGATCACCGAAAGCGAAGCCCCGGATCGTTTTGAAGTCTGCGACATTACCACATGGAAGGCCGTGGATGCCCTCGCGACGTATGACTCGGACGACACCATCTCCTTTTTGGTTGAAAAACTACACCATCATAATCCCACAGTCAGACGCATCATTACCGATGCCCTGCTGTCTATCGGTGCTCAGTGCATCCCCATGCTTCTCTCGGCATTCGAAGCTGGCGACACTGACAACAAAATTCTGGCTGCCAACGTCCTTGGCTTCCTGCGCAACAAATTGGGCGCAGACGGATTGGTCGCAGCCTTTGACAAAGGCTTGGCCGAAGATGAAAACGTCCGTTATGCCGTTTACGAAGCCCTGGGGCGCATCGGCACAATGAAGGGCATCATCTGTTTGGTTGATGGCCTCTCCGAAACCGAAGAACTTATTCTCATGGCGGTTATCGGAGGTCTGGAAAAACACGTCAATCCCGGCATGATTTCCACATTGACCTCAATGATCATCAAAGCCGACGATCAGGCGGACAGACTCGCCCGAGGCGTTATTTCCTCCAAGGCAACCGCCATTTTTGACGCTCTCTACGAAACTCAGGGTGCAGCAGATGCTCTGATGGACGCACTGGCCGAATCCAACGACCCAGAAATCATCGAAGAATTCCGTGTTGTGCTCAATGAAATTGGTGGTTCTCGCGCGGAGCAAGACATCCAGAGATTGCCTCAGGTATCCACGGGCTCCAAAAAAGCGTTGGCCGCAGATGACTCTCGCTCCATGTGCGCCATGCACCGGGCCATCCTGACGGACCTCGGCTTTGAGCCATTCATGGCTACCAATGGCGAAGAAGCTTATGAGTTCATTGAGCAGGGAGAAGAATTCGAAATAGTCATCACTGATATGAACATGCCCGTCATGGACGGCATGGAGCTGGTGGGCAAAATCCGATCCACACCGGGTCTGGAAGATGTGCCCATCATCATGGTCACCACTGAATCCGAAGCATCACAACAAAATCTGGCCACAAAAGCCGGAGTCACAGCATTCATCACCAAGCCGTTCAAGCCAGACGAGCTTAAGGCGAAGATCGCTGAAATTACTTTATAA
- a CDS encoding chemotaxis protein CheX gives MDVKLAKPFIKAAVDVLSTMAFVKPEVGKPYVKKNNVAAGDVSGMVGITGEKNGSVSLSFSKGCAVAIVKNMLGDEIDDIMQDVKDAVGELTNMISGQARAGLAESGLVFQGSTPTVVMGDNHTISHMAKSPIMAIPFTTKDGDFTIEFCFE, from the coding sequence ATGGATGTTAAACTGGCAAAGCCCTTCATAAAAGCAGCCGTTGACGTACTGTCCACGATGGCATTCGTCAAACCTGAGGTTGGCAAACCCTACGTCAAGAAAAACAATGTCGCGGCGGGGGATGTCTCCGGCATGGTAGGTATCACCGGCGAAAAGAACGGCAGCGTCTCTCTCTCCTTCTCCAAAGGATGCGCCGTAGCCATCGTCAAGAATATGCTCGGAGACGAAATTGATGACATCATGCAAGACGTCAAGGACGCAGTAGGCGAATTGACCAACATGATTTCCGGTCAAGCCCGTGCCGGCCTTGCCGAAAGCGGCCTTGTTTTTCAGGGATCAACTCCAACAGTCGTCATGGGAGACAACCACACCATCTCCCACATGGCGAAATCACCCATCATGGCTATCCCCTTCACCACGAAGGACGGGGACTTCACCATTGAATTCTGCTTCGAGTAA
- a CDS encoding N-acyl homoserine lactonase family protein, which translates to MSTYTIHPIVMGTKVFDKGMMTYQQGYGTPYTIPIYTWYIEGGDKKILVDTGEMHPIISDEREKSIGGKIHTFEEGLAKYGLKPEDIDIIIHTHLHNDHCENDYKCENAKIYVHEKEMEHIHNPHPLDFRYLEDYIEDVEENGQVITVDGDTEVLPGITMIHTPAHTPGGMSVKIETDKGSVLICGFCTILENLDPPIEVKAMEMEVIPPGTNTGPNEAYDILLKAKDMADHVLPLHEPKWASMETVPE; encoded by the coding sequence ATGAGCACATACACCATTCATCCCATCGTTATGGGAACCAAGGTCTTCGACAAGGGAATGATGACGTACCAGCAGGGATACGGCACGCCGTACACTATTCCTATATATACTTGGTATATAGAAGGCGGGGATAAGAAGATCCTGGTTGATACGGGTGAAATGCACCCGATTATTTCGGATGAACGGGAAAAATCCATCGGAGGTAAGATTCATACTTTTGAGGAGGGGCTGGCGAAATACGGTCTCAAACCTGAAGATATTGATATCATTATTCACACCCATCTGCACAACGACCATTGCGAGAACGATTACAAGTGCGAGAATGCGAAAATTTATGTGCACGAAAAGGAAATGGAACATATTCATAATCCTCATCCGCTCGATTTTCGTTACCTTGAAGATTACATCGAAGACGTAGAGGAAAACGGTCAGGTCATCACCGTGGATGGTGATACCGAAGTTTTGCCGGGTATTACCATGATTCATACCCCGGCCCATACCCCCGGCGGCATGTCCGTGAAGATCGAAACCGATAAAGGTTCGGTTCTTATTTGCGGTTTTTGTACGATTCTGGAAAACTTGGACCCTCCCATCGAGGTCAAAGCCATGGAGATGGAAGTCATCCCTCCCGGGACGAATACTGGTCCGAATGAGGCCTATGACATTTTACTCAAGGCCAAAGACATGGCCGATCACGTTCTACCTTTGCATGAACCGAAGTGGGCGAGCATGGAAACGGTACCCGAGTAG
- a CDS encoding AEC family transporter: MSLVILAIAPVFGLILIGFLLRRFEFPSQGFWPASERVTYYVLLPALLVQGLSGKNIQADSLPLAGAVFFAVLSSALLARLFWPLLKLDGPAYTSLFQGAFRPNTYVGLSIASAMLGPDWMTLSAVALLTMIPIINVICVLTLSRYGTPVNGGMGVIRELAKNPLILACLVGLCLNVLHVSLPEVLNDLLSILGRAALPMGLLAVGAGLRLEKVEGGKRSLLVSSVLHLIFLPIMAAGLCALFGADADATLTAVIYTAIPVSVSSFILARQMGGDHRLMSQIITFQTLVSVITLPVMLGLLG; encoded by the coding sequence ATGTCTCTGGTCATCCTCGCCATCGCCCCTGTTTTCGGGCTTATTTTGATTGGTTTTCTTTTGCGTCGTTTTGAATTCCCTTCTCAGGGGTTCTGGCCTGCATCGGAAAGGGTGACGTATTATGTCCTGCTTCCGGCTTTGTTGGTGCAGGGGCTTTCCGGCAAGAATATTCAGGCTGACAGTCTGCCGCTTGCCGGAGCGGTGTTTTTTGCGGTGCTTTCTTCTGCATTGCTGGCTCGATTGTTTTGGCCGTTGCTCAAACTCGATGGTCCTGCATACACGTCATTGTTTCAAGGCGCTTTCAGGCCGAATACCTATGTTGGTTTGTCTATCGCATCGGCCATGCTTGGCCCGGACTGGATGACTTTATCCGCTGTGGCGTTGTTGACCATGATCCCGATAATCAATGTTATTTGTGTGTTGACGCTCTCCCGGTACGGCACTCCCGTCAATGGGGGGATGGGGGTGATTCGTGAATTGGCGAAGAATCCTCTTATTCTTGCCTGCCTAGTCGGACTGTGCCTGAACGTGCTCCATGTTTCGTTGCCGGAAGTGCTCAATGATTTACTGAGTATTCTGGGGCGGGCTGCCTTGCCTATGGGGTTGCTGGCCGTGGGGGCCGGATTACGATTGGAGAAAGTTGAGGGCGGCAAACGGTCTTTATTGGTCTCTTCTGTTCTTCATTTGATATTTCTACCGATTATGGCTGCTGGATTGTGTGCTCTGTTTGGTGCAGATGCGGATGCAACATTGACGGCTGTTATTTACACCGCGATTCCTGTGTCGGTATCGTCTTTCATTTTGGCGCGTCAGATGGGAGGGGATCATCGGCTGATGTCCCAGATCATTACTTTTCAGACACTGGTTTCCGTCATAACCCTGCCGGTTATGCTGGGGCTATTGGGATAG
- a CDS encoding DUF554 domain-containing protein has product MLPIGSIVNAFAIIGGSVLGCWLQSHFPERIRTIVFQGLGLSVLLIGIQMALKTEDTILVIFAILLGGITGEILRLDTLFERLGNRFKKLIGSKNAKFTEGLITASLVYCIGAMAIIGPLEEGIRGDTTVLFTKSILDGFASIAFAATYGSGVLFSFIPVLLYQGTLTLGANFFQQYFSDMMIAQITGCGGLLIIGIGINLLELTEIRMANLLPSLAYVVVLTAIFA; this is encoded by the coding sequence TTGCTGCCCATAGGTTCCATCGTCAACGCCTTCGCCATTATCGGCGGCTCTGTTCTGGGATGTTGGCTTCAATCTCATTTCCCTGAACGTATTCGGACCATTGTTTTCCAAGGACTGGGCCTGAGTGTCCTGCTTATCGGCATCCAGATGGCACTCAAAACCGAAGACACCATCCTTGTCATCTTCGCAATTCTTCTGGGCGGTATTACGGGAGAAATATTACGGCTGGACACACTCTTTGAACGACTCGGCAACCGTTTCAAGAAACTCATCGGTTCCAAAAATGCAAAATTCACAGAGGGATTGATCACGGCTTCTCTCGTCTACTGCATCGGGGCCATGGCCATCATCGGCCCTCTTGAAGAAGGGATACGCGGAGACACGACAGTTCTGTTCACCAAATCCATTCTTGACGGCTTTGCCTCTATCGCCTTTGCCGCGACGTATGGCTCTGGTGTCCTATTCTCTTTCATCCCAGTGCTGCTCTATCAAGGAACACTAACCTTGGGAGCCAATTTTTTTCAACAGTACTTCTCTGACATGATGATTGCACAGATCACCGGTTGCGGCGGCCTTCTTATTATAGGTATAGGCATCAACCTACTGGAGCTGACCGAAATCAGAATGGCGAATTTACTCCCCTCTCTGGCCTACGTGGTCGTTCTCACCGCCATTTTCGCATAA